The stretch of DNA AAAACTTCACTCTTTTTATCCCAACATAATTAAATAAGGCCTTCTTCATTAATACTTTGTGCGCATTATTCAACCAGAACAAAGGATAATGCGTTGGCCCCTTCATCGTTGAAATACAAACAACAGACTTCCCCTTCAAAAGTCCTTCTGGCAGAAGTCCGCCCTTGTCTTTGTAGGCAAATTCTGAAGCAAACATTTGGTCTATATACCCCAAAAGCATAGCTGGAGGCCGTCCCCACCAGATCGGATATATGAAAACTATTTTATCGGCCCAAATAATTTGTTCTCTATACTTTTCAAGTTGGGGATCGGAGTGCATATCCCTTCTGCGTATTTTCTCATTGAAAACTAGGATCGGATTAAACTCCTCCTCATATAAATCCAGCACCTTTATCTCCGCTTTATTGGGGTTTTCACTGCTTCCTTGGATGACCTTTTGAAAAAATGCATAACTAAGGCTCTGATGATTTGGATGCGTATATATAACAAGCGTTTTCATTGTGCCACCTCTTTACTTATCATTTGATAAACAAATCGTAACACACTCTTTTTTAGTTATCAAATGATAATTGTATTAAAACAACTATTTTGTTATATTGTCAGTAAGAGGTGATCCTTTTGGACAAAAAAGCTTTATTTCATAAATTTGTGGCCTTTACTACTTCTGTACATCAAGTGACGCATGAAATTACAAAAGATATTAAATCCGATTCTATTACCCCCGTTCAACATAGTATTCTTGAATATATAGCGGTAAGTCAGCCCGTGACCATTAGTCAAATTAGTGATTGTCAGAATATGTCCATGCCTAACACGAGCCGTGAACTGAAAAAACTAAGCGAAAAAAATCTATGCGAAAAATTTGCCGTTGCTGAGGATCGACGAAAGCAATATATCCGTCTTTCCAAAGAAGGCGAAGTCATGATGAACGAAGCCTTTAAACATATAGAAGCCCGTTTCCTGCAACGGATAAAGGAGGCGTCCGATGAAGATTTGGAAGAAATTAATCGGTCGCTGGATGTGCTTCACTCAAAAGTGTTTTATTCAAGTAAATCATTGTGAAGGTGAAAGGCCAATCGTGCTGCACCTCCAAATAAACGACGACAAGCTCTTTCCCTAAATGGGAGGAGCTCGTCTTTTAACTTGCAAGAAAATCTCTATCCCGATACTTGAATAAGAGAAAGACTTTACTCCTTATTGAAGTAAGCGCCAGTTTATGGAATGTTTTATGTGATTTTTCTTAAAGAAAAGCGCCCATTGATCGATCCCGTTTCCAAACTTATACGTCGATTGGCTTGTGCTACCCCTAGAACAGAAAAAGGCAAATCATAAGATTTAACCTTTTCCCTATTTGGAATTTCTATTTATCAAATAACTTAAACCTACTTAGTCCATTGCTATTAATACTTATAAAAAGCAAAAGACGGTTTAACCTTTTTAGAGGTTAAATCGTCTTTTTTTTATAAAATCGCCCCGAAGTTTTTTAAAAATAAGAAGTCATTCCAATTATCGAAACCACTTCTAGAGCAGCGGCGGTTCCGCAAAGGGCAACGATTTCTTCTCGTATTTATTTATTTTTGAGCCCCATCATACTTAAATTCCCACTTTAAAGTCATTGGTTCATAGAACTTTTCAACATCTTCAGCGTGACGAGATAAATCAGGTTCGCTGATTTGAAAAGTTAATTCATAATTTCCAGGTTCAGGTAATAAAACATTAGACGCATAATGTGGGTCTCCTGCTACCATTTGATACAATTGCCCTTGATCTACATCTTCATTTGTATCAAGATTATGTATCTTATAGCCAATTGTTAGATATGGAATCCATTCACCTTCATGAAATCCAAAAGAATTGTCTTTTGCTGCATGAATGTCGGCTTCTAAGTGAACGTTTCCTTCTTTTCCTCCACGCTCAACAGGAGCTACTTCAACTGAATGGGGCAAATAAACAGCATTAATCTCCATTCCATTTTTAATTACCTGACCAATCATTACATCTTCTCCAGCTTGACCTTCATGTTCAGAACCGTGTTCTTTCTGATTAGTGCAATCCGATAATACTAGAATTACTAATGATGCCAAAAATAAGATTAAGTATCTTTTCACAAGCTATCCCTCCCCATATCGATTTTATTTATCATTTCTAAACTTTGTTTGAACTGCTCATTTTAATTCCAGAGTTTTTTCAGCGGAACTCGGAATTTTGTATCTCTAAGTCTGTTAATAGTTAAGGAAAATAAATGATCTATTTTGAAGTATTGATCCAAGCTTAAACTATAAATCTGTCTTTCTCTTAGTAACAAGCAAAATGCGCTTGTATAAAGGGTAAGGCTCATTACATTGATATTACCTGAGAGAAGAAAATTTATATGCATAAAGAGACAAGTCAGAATCGATGGAAGTATCATAAATCCTGCGATGAGGAACAAACCAAGCATCATTTGAACGATGGGAATGGAATAATTTAAACCCATCACGTGCTTTAAAGCTACCTCTTCAATAAGAAATTTATAAAAATCTGGTACATTAGGTTTATCTAATGCTGTCACCAGATAATCACTAAGAAATACTCCGGGTTGAGCAAACCACGAATGCCCTGTGGAACCTCCTTTTCCCAAAATCTTCGTAACTCCCGCTAAAAGCCAACCTAACCCAAATAGAATACGCATTAAAACGACTAAAGATTGAAACACTTTTTTTCCAAGTTTGTTTTGATCTGTAGTATGGAATATATCTTTAGAAACTACTTCATTTTGCATCATAAAGTCCTCCTGAATATTTTTAGAACGAAGTAGAATCAGTACTGATAATCATAAGAAAAGTTCATCGACAATCCAAAACTATTTTTTGTAAAACAACCGATTAACAAACCTATACCTACCAATAGTTTCCCCAAGTTTCTAAAAAGTTAAATGTGTGATAACGAATAGCTAAATTTTTCAGAAATATCACCCGCGAGCCATGAAACACGTTTATTCGAGTTACACATGTAACACAGCTTCGATACCATGTTTTCCTCCTATTTTTCAAAGTAAAAAGCACAAAAGATATCATAACACAATTGATAATGATTTTCATTGTCAATTACATCCATGCAGTATCATAGCTTCGCTTGTCGAGATCTACTTCCCAACCAGCCTCAAACATGCTTCTTCACGGATCATCGTCCCACGCACCCGTAGGTCCTATCCTTGGCTACTGATATCTTAAATCCAATAAAAATAAGGTCAACCAGTAAAAACTGGTTGACCTTATAATACGAAAGCATTCGTTAGTTTAAGTGCAATCTATCACAATCTTATATTCTGACCATTTGATGACAAAAATCCTGCCTAAATGACGCTCTAGTCTTTAACTCAAGCACTCTTAATTTGCAGTTGATAGACCTCACTTAGTTATTAATGATCTCAATTATTTTTTGTTGAGCATCTTTAGCTTCAGGGATTGGCATTACAACAAACGCATGGTTCATTTTTGGATAAACAAATGTAATGTTCTCAATTCCTTGCTCAGTTAGTTTTTCATCAAGTTTTATAGCATCTGGATATAAACCTTCGTGTGTTCCAATAAAGTGAGTGATTTTCCCAAGTCCTTTAAAGTTACCGTAGATTGGACTAATTAATGGGTCATCTATGTTCTTATCAGCTGCCCAAATCTTTGTAATCACTTCCATTCCTCCAATAGCCAACATTGGGTCCTTTTTTTCATATTCAGGTATAAGAGGGTTATCAAGTCCCATATCAACACATGCAGATAGCAAAATGATATCTTTTGGTTGAGGTATATTATTCGTCTTTAAAAGATGTGCCAAACCAAGTGATATATTTCCGCCTGCCGAATCCCCCATGATGGTCAATTGTTTAGGACTTTCAACGGTTCCAAGGATTTCTTTATATAGGTTTAAGAGTTTTGGGTAGGTGTGCTGATAATTAAAATTAGGTACTTTAGGATAAATAGGAGCAATAATTTTTGCATTTAATGATTGAGCCATTTTATCCATGAACCTCCAGTGAAAAATTAAAGGTTGATTAGTCCAGGCCCCTCCATGTATATAAAGAATTACTTTTTGTTCCATAGATTTTTGGTCATTTAATGTGAAAACCTTTATGTCCTCAATTACTTGCTCCTTAATATCACTGGAAAATTTAGCATTCCCTATAACATATGGCTTAATATTTTCAGTTCCCCTTTGTTTTACGAACTGCGAGGTGTTTTCAATAGTGGAAAAACCCTTTTTTGTATTTCGCAAAGTTAGATATTTTTCAAAAAGATAACTTTGTATAGAACGTTTTTTGCTGTAAATTTGTAAACTCATTTTTATATCCCCTTTCACAAACCCCTTTTTTATTTATCATTCTGTTCAGTTTATGAAATAACGTTAATAGTTATTTTTCTCTTCATCAGAAGTTTTCAAGAATTTGAAAGCATGTTTTGAATAGAACGTAGGATTCTAATCTTCTTTTCAAGTTGTTATTCACAACACCCTGTTAAACACCAATTCTATTTTTAATTTACATATATTAACTTATTCAATACCATTTCAAAATACTCCTTCTTGAAGTAAACCCGTTACTTGAACACGAGAAAAACTAACCCTCATTGCTAATGGATAATAAATTCCCCAGATATTTAAATAACAATTAAGACAATTATCCAACTGAATACGGTAATACCTAATAAAAGATTTCTGATTTTACTTCGTGTTTCTTTAGTACAACTATTTAAGTATCGACGAGTTCCTAATCCAATCGACCAAGCAACTATAAGGATTAAAGACAAAATAATTATAAATTTTGCATTAGGGAATGTATCGTTTAATACAGCTACAACTAAACCATTCAAACCAAAATATAAAAGTAAAATAATTGCTAAACCATAACCACATAAAAACCACGTACTATTTTTATTCATCTTTTCCCTCCTATTAACTACAATAAAACTCCATTTCTTTGTTCAACTATACTGCCCCTTTAGTTGAATAAGAAAAAAGAGCTGACTAGGCAGCTCTCTGATCTTTACCACATGCACACGTTAAATAAAAGTAAATAGCTATTAGCAATTAATACTTATACTCTGTCGTGCTAAAATTATAACTAACATAGGTTCCGCCAATAAAATCGTGAATTGACCTTTTGTCTTCTCTAAAAATAATCATAAAGATACTCACCACCGCTGATAATCCAAAATTGACAAAACCCATTAGACCACGTCCAATTACTTCTCTTATAACCATATTTGAAAGTTTGACATTATCACCATCTAATCGTTTTACTTTAATTTTGCACATTCGCTTACCCAAAGAATAACCAATCCATAAGACTGGTAAGATAGTTAAATACAATGTATAAAACAATTGAAAAGATAAACCAGACGTCCAATTAACATTGTAATCACCTTTTAGGATCATCAAAACAACACCTCCAAGAATGACAATAATGCTAAATTCCACTATAAAGGCAAATGCTCTCACTATTAGACCAGCAGGGTTTTTCGTCTCCACTCTATTTCCTCCAATCCAATGAAATGTGATTCAATATTTCAATCTCATCTCCTAGCACTATCGTGGAACCTTGACTGTGATTTGAGCTTGTTGATTCAACGTCATATGTGGCAGTACAAATGTTTTCAAAATAATGTCACCATTACCTTTTGTATCATTAAAGTATAATTTATATTTATTCTTACCAATCGCTTTAGGATAACCTCCATCTGCTATTAAATCATTCCCGTCTGTGTCTTCCACACTTAATTGATTCATTTCAAAATTCGATCCAAATGGGAATGAACTTATTGATTCAAAGTAAAGTGCATACTTACCATTTTCTTCTTCGACTTTTGTCACCACAATGTCGCCCATTTCACCTTGTGAAATTGTTAAAGGTAATTGATTTTCTTCTAAAGTAGCTGTAATCTCCTTCCTTTCTATAACTAACGGCATAAAGAATGGACTAATTGTAAGACCAGTTACTTCCTCACTAAGTGGTTCGAATACATATTCGTAAAGCATACTCTCATCATCTCCCGAACCAGACGCATTAATCATCGGTATAAGTGTTCCTTCTTGGTCTAATAAGTGTAGCTGAAGTACCTGATGTTCATTCATGATTTCTTCAACTGTCCCTTTATATAAAATGTGCAGACTTACAGCTGAATTTGTACTCTCAAATTTTTTCACTTCATAGGAAATGCCATCTAATTCAGCCGTTTGACCTGTGGTTAAATTAATACTATTATTATTTGTTTTTATTACATGTGTTTCAAAATGCCAATCACCTTCTGTCTTACCAATTTGATGTATGGCAACGGATAAGTCAAACTCATTCGGTAAAGGCTTTGTTGGATGAACTTGAATGAGTCCGGAATATTGCCCGTTTGGTAGATACTCCCCCGTCATATTTTCCGAAAAGTTAATTACTTCCCCGTTTACTTCAATATGAAGTGGATAAATTTCTTCTGCCTTATCTTGAACGAATGAAAATGCAAGGCGTGAACCATCATATAAAACATCCTGAATCGTTAATGAAACCCCATTACTCGTTAATGTTTCATTTAGTGACATTGCATTTTCATCATTGATTGCAACTTGCAAACCTTTATCACCAACTGATGTAAAAATTGAATCGAGTATTGGTACTTTTGCAAGGACACTTGCCATCGTTGGTGAAATAAATCCTGAGCCAATGATTAAACCAAATGCGGCAGCACTTGAAAGCAGTAGCATCATTACTTTTTTAGGCGCAACTTTTTTTTGGCTAGCTCTTAGCCCTTCTTCAATCGCTGCATCTAACTTTTGAAAAGGTACTTGAATTGAATCAATTGATTTTTTAATATCCTTGTTCATTCACTTGTCCCCCTTGATAAAACTGTTTTAACTTTTGAATTGCTCTGTGTAAATTCGACTTCACTGTGCCTTCTGGACAGTTTAAGTAATCTGCTATTTGTTGAACTGGTAAATCCCTATAATATCGAAGAATAATGACCGTTTTATATTTTTCTTCTAGCTGTTCGATTGCTTGTAATAAATCCATTTTTTCTTCAATCCGCATATCGGGAGACTGTTTTTCCACCATTTCCTCTTTGAGTAGGATGATTTTCGATTTTTTTCGCAAAACATCGAGTGCTGTATTGATAAGAATCTTCGTAAGCCATGTATTGAAATACTTTTCTTCTTTTACAGTACTCATATTTACAAAGGCTTTCGTGATTGTTTCTTGAACAATATCTAAAGCATCATTTTCGTTCTTTACATATAAATAAGCCATCTTGTAAAGCTTTTCTTTATCGATTTCAATTAAATGAAGAAATGCTTTTTTGTCGCCTTGCTGAGCCTTTTTAAATAGACTTTGATTAAACACAAAGTACCCTCCATTTCCTTTACAATTGTTAGATGAATGAAACTCCCCTTTCGTTTCAAATTTTCAACGTTTTTTTGTAGCCATACAGAAAACGCTTCTACTGCTCGCAGAAACGTGGATAGAATTATGATTAATTTAACGCCTATTCAGCTAACCTGCCCCGTTAGTTCAATAAGAAAAAAAGCTTCACTCCTTAATGGAGTAAAGCACCCGTTGGTTCAACAACTTATCGTTTGTAACTCTATTCTAAGCACCAGTTCTCGACGCTTTATTTTTTTTTATTCTCCAAAAAAGTGAAAAAATAAGGAGAAGAAATCCTACAACAACTCCTATAATTTGGTCTAATAAAAGTTCTTCAGTTCTAAAGTAACGAAGAATAAAAGTTCCACCAAATATTAAAAGAATCATACAAGCCAATTGAATAAGATATGTGTTAATTTTCATCAGCTACCTCCTAACCCTCAATAAGTTAACATAAAACCAGAAACAGTAGCCTCAAAGGATGGCTGCTGTTTTTCAACATAAGCACCCGTTACTTCGTATATTACTTTGAACGAAAGAATCCGGATCAAATGGGTTAAACTTTTTGTTTTTTTCTTTTATCCAATAAATAGAAGGCTATCGCTGCTATGAATAAACCCGTACTTAGCCATAAAGCTATTCCATTCCAATTTCCATTAAAAAGGGTGATATTGGTAAGCGTGATGAGATGCATTAAAACAATTAGAATTAATAAACCAGTTGACGTTTTCAGATTACCACTCCATTCTGTGTACTTATTCATTTCTTACTTAGACTTTTAATTCCAACATCGAGATAAAAAAAGTAAAAACTCATTTTTTAAGCTACAAAGTAATGGTTTTTATTAGTTGATTTAAATTACTTCAGTTAAAAAGTTCAGCAAATTTATATACTCAAAACATAGCATAAGCATAACATTAAAAATCCCTTAGTTGGATATATTTAGAATATTTTTTGAACTAACCTGGTCCGTTAGTTCGGTTGTCGAATCGGAGAAATCATTTCGTTAGAAAGGAACCATATTAATTGGTCCAATCGATCTGCTTAAACGCTATATGGAGAGTCGCACAGAAAATGCCCCGGCCATCTTCGTCACAGTAAGACATCCCCATAAAATGAATGTCGCCCAAATGAGATACATCATCAAGAAGATTACATATCGTCCTGGAAAAGAGATCCATCCCCATCTACTTAGAAACAGCTATGCTACTCATTTGTTGAATATTGGAACACCCATTGAAGTCGTTCAAAGTCTTCTGGGACACGAGAAGAGCGCCCCCCTCTGATTTACGCTCAACTAAGCGAAAGACTAAGGAAAGAGTATTTTCAGAAGTACTTTTAAATGTAAAAAGGGCAACGTCATAATTGACATTGCCCAAATTGACTAAAGCGCGCTTTAGTTGAAGAAGGAATATTAGCATGCTCTAGTTACATAGGTTAATTTTAGCAATAGTAATAAAAAATTGAACGATTTAACTTCTTAAAACAGCTTTAATCGAATATTTAAATATCGAATTACATTGGGGAGTGAAACATGGGGGCTATTAATGGAAAAGATTATATTTACCGATTAAACCAGCTTAACAATGAGATTTGGTACGACGGTGAAAAAATTGAGGGGTTGCTCTCGGAACACCCTGCATTCAAAGGACTTATTCAGTCAAAAGCGGCTCTTTATGATTTGCAACATGACCCAAAAATAAAAGATGAGATGACTTTTATTTCCCCAGTCTCAGGTGAACGTATTGGACTTTCCTTTTTGCAACCAAAAACGAAAGAGGACTTAATAAGAAGAAGAAAGATGATTGAACATTGGGCTAGGTATTCAGGTGGTGTCATGGGAAGAAGCCCAGATTATTTGAACACAGTTTTAATGAGCTTTGCCTCTTCGGTATCCTTTTTAAAAAATAAAGACAAATGTTTTCCGAATAATCTGCAAGCGTTTTATGAATTGGCTAGAGAAAATGACCTGTCGTTTACACATACCTTTGTTTCACCACAAGTGAATCGTTCTGAAATCTACTTTGAAGATACCGATGAGCCACCAATCGCCGCAAAAGTTATTGATACAAATGAAGAAGGAATCATCATTAAAGGAGCCCGTCTTCTTGCTACGCAAGGTGGTTTAACTGATGAGTTATTAGTATTTAGCGTTGGTAAATTTCTATTTAATGAAGATGAAGCTTTTGCTTTTTCGATCCCTTCTAACACGAAAGGAATAAAGTTTATTTGTAGGGATTCATTCATCGGAGGACAATCTTCTTTTAATTATCCATTAAGCTCGCGATTCGAAGAAATGGATTCTATCGTTGTCTTTGACAATGTATTGGTACCTTGGAATAGGGTATTTTATTACAACAATGCGGAAGTAGCCGAAGAATTCCCAATTCAAAGCTCTTTCAATCCCTTTACTAAGCACCAAGTTTTGAATAGACAAATTGTAAAAATAGAGTTCGTCTTAGGTATTGCTGAGCTTCTTATCGAAACGATTAATATTAACGGGTATCAACATATTCAAGAAAAGATGTCAGAAATCATCATTGGTCTAGAAACGATGAAAGCCTTGTTAGAAAAATCGGAGAATAACGCAAAATTAGATGAATGGGGATATATGCGTCCAGATATTTTCCCGCTTCAAGTTGCTGGTAACATTTTCCCGAAAATTTATCCTCGTTTCACTGAAATTATCCAGTTAATCGGAGCTAGTGGAATGATTACATTGCCAACTGAAAAAGCATTTCATTCTATTATTAGAAATGACTTAGATATTTATCTTCAAGGAGCAAATAAGACCGCAGAGGAACGTGTAAAAATATTTCGTTTAGCTTGGGATCTAACAATGAGTTCATTCGGAACTAGACAAACCCAATATGAGCGATACTTTTTTGGTGACCCAATTCGATTATCAAGCGATTTATATAAGAAATATCCAAAAAATGAATATGTAGAGGTAATTAATAATTTCTTAAATCTAAAATAAGAAGAATAACAGAAGTTCAATTATTGTCTTAAATAAAGGTTTGAATATTCCTTTTAGGATCAAAATAGAACGCTCAATCTTTTTATACATTGAGCGTTCTTTTATTTTTACTAGGATTCCATGCACTTTTAACAATATTTCATCAAAAAAGAACAAATTTAAGGAGACCCAGTAAAACACTTTATTAAAATTTAATTTTCATCGGAGTTTAATAAGAAAATATTTTTAACTTTCATCAAAGAGTTTTTCTGTTCGCTCCATTATTTGGTTGTTTGTTTTATAGTAAAAATCATTAATTTTAGATGTGGTAAAAAAGATCTTCACATCATTTTCTTCAAAAAGTTTTACTGAATATTTATAACCAACTCTGCCTTCTTGGTTTTCTTCAGGTTCAAAAGTAATTTCCTTGATACTATCTAACCAATCATCAATAATTTCTACATCTGTAATTGTTTTTAGTTTTCCACCACCGTGTCTAATTTCAATTTTTGTCACATGAGAAAGATTAGCAGGATAAATTTCTTGAAATGTCATTGGCTTAAGTTGGACTTCTGATTGACAACCAACTATAAAAAATAAGCAAAGAAATAAAGCAATAGATCTAAATTTGTTTAAATTCATATATTTCCCCCCTCATTAAATCCCGCATTTTCAACATAATTTGTACTCATTGTTCAGCTAACCTGCCCCGTTAGTTCAATAAGAAAAAAAGCTGCCTAAGCAGCCCGATGTTTTTTACTAAAGCACCCGTTTGTTTAAGTAGAATGCTTCTTTTAGTTATCCAAATTCTTTTTCATCAGTGTAAAAACTACTGGATGTCCAAAAAATTCGCCTTTATTTTCTTTTATTACCTGGAATCCTTCATTTTCATAAAAAGAAATATTGGAGTTCCCTTTATACACTGTTAACGATAAAGAAGTTGGTTCCTTGTATTTTGCAATTCCACTTAGCAATAGTTGTTTTCCAATCCGTTTTCCTTGGTGATTAGGGTGTACATACAAGGACTCTAAGAACACGTCTTTTTCAGATAAATTTCCTGAGAAAAAAGCATATCCCATAATCTCTTCATTATTTTCAGCTACCAAGTTTAGAGAGGATTTAAACCGATTATTCATCTCCACATTAGAGTAAGCATCCTGTAAAACTTTATCTTGTATTTCATATGGAATAAACCTACTATATGTATCCCTCCAAGTTGCAACTGCAATAGCCCTGACTCGTTCAATATCTGATATGTTCATTTCTCTTATTATCATATTGCATCCCCTAATTTAGTTTTATTGAATCCACCTAAATTATGTAATTCTTCGTTCTTTAGTAAAAACCCTTCTCCAACTAAACTGACCCGTTAGTTAAACAAGAAATGCATTACTCATATTGAAGTAAAGCACCATTAGTTCCACAAAATGATTTTAAGGTAAAATAAGGTAAAATATAATGGGAAGCATGTTTATCGTTTAAAAAACCTAGTGAGTAAGGAGTGTTTTGTTATGAAAGAAAAGATTATATTCATTTTCGTCTTTCTATTTTCCATAATGTTATTGGGAGGATGTAACGAAGATGAAACTTCAATGTCACCTTTACCATTAACAGAAATTATCGCTGAAGAACCTTTAATTATCGGCTATATCGTCGAGGTTAATGAAGAAAAACAAGTAATTGCGATTGTCGAAAACATAACAAAACAAGTAGCCATAGACTGGAAAGACAGTCAAAGCCTTGATGTATACTGGTTATTTTCAAACGGAACAAAGTTTGATGGAAAATTGGTAAAAGGTAACAAGATAGCTGTATGGAAGACTGGAGATGGACCAGAGAAAACTGGAGAAATTGCTGAACGTATCATACTCTTAGAAAAATAAG from Paenisporosarcina sp. FSL H8-0542 encodes:
- a CDS encoding NAD(P)H-dependent oxidoreductase, which gives rise to MKTLVIYTHPNHQSLSYAFFQKVIQGSSENPNKAEIKVLDLYEEEFNPILVFNEKIRRRDMHSDPQLEKYREQIIWADKIVFIYPIWWGRPPAMLLGYIDQMFASEFAYKDKGGLLPEGLLKGKSVVCISTMKGPTHYPLFWLNNAHKVLMKKALFNYVGIKRVKFFEFGNMENPKGKHDEKLNKIYRYFKIIDR
- a CDS encoding MarR family transcriptional regulator, with the translated sequence MDKKALFHKFVAFTTSVHQVTHEITKDIKSDSITPVQHSILEYIAVSQPVTISQISDCQNMSMPNTSRELKKLSEKNLCEKFAVAEDRRKQYIRLSKEGEVMMNEAFKHIEARFLQRIKEASDEDLEEINRSLDVLHSKVFYSSKSL
- a CDS encoding iron transporter, whose translation is MKRYLILFLASLVILVLSDCTNQKEHGSEHEGQAGEDVMIGQVIKNGMEINAVYLPHSVEVAPVERGGKEGNVHLEADIHAAKDNSFGFHEGEWIPYLTIGYKIHNLDTNEDVDQGQLYQMVAGDPHYASNVLLPEPGNYELTFQISEPDLSRHAEDVEKFYEPMTLKWEFKYDGAQK
- a CDS encoding alpha/beta hydrolase; its protein translation is MSLQIYSKKRSIQSYLFEKYLTLRNTKKGFSTIENTSQFVKQRGTENIKPYVIGNAKFSSDIKEQVIEDIKVFTLNDQKSMEQKVILYIHGGAWTNQPLIFHWRFMDKMAQSLNAKIIAPIYPKVPNFNYQHTYPKLLNLYKEILGTVESPKQLTIMGDSAGGNISLGLAHLLKTNNIPQPKDIILLSACVDMGLDNPLIPEYEKKDPMLAIGGMEVITKIWAADKNIDDPLISPIYGNFKGLGKITHFIGTHEGLYPDAIKLDEKLTEQGIENITFVYPKMNHAFVVMPIPEAKDAQQKIIEIINN
- a CDS encoding RDD family protein, producing the protein METKNPAGLIVRAFAFIVEFSIIVILGGVVLMILKGDYNVNWTSGLSFQLFYTLYLTILPVLWIGYSLGKRMCKIKVKRLDGDNVKLSNMVIREVIGRGLMGFVNFGLSAVVSIFMIIFREDKRSIHDFIGGTYVSYNFSTTEYKY
- a CDS encoding DUF4179 domain-containing protein, yielding MNKDIKKSIDSIQVPFQKLDAAIEEGLRASQKKVAPKKVMMLLLSSAAAFGLIIGSGFISPTMASVLAKVPILDSIFTSVGDKGLQVAINDENAMSLNETLTSNGVSLTIQDVLYDGSRLAFSFVQDKAEEIYPLHIEVNGEVINFSENMTGEYLPNGQYSGLIQVHPTKPLPNEFDLSVAIHQIGKTEGDWHFETHVIKTNNNSINLTTGQTAELDGISYEVKKFESTNSAVSLHILYKGTVEEIMNEHQVLQLHLLDQEGTLIPMINASGSGDDESMLYEYVFEPLSEEVTGLTISPFFMPLVIERKEITATLEENQLPLTISQGEMGDIVVTKVEEENGKYALYFESISSFPFGSNFEMNQLSVEDTDGNDLIADGGYPKAIGKNKYKLYFNDTKGNGDIILKTFVLPHMTLNQQAQITVKVPR
- a CDS encoding sigma-70 family RNA polymerase sigma factor, which encodes MFNQSLFKKAQQGDKKAFLHLIEIDKEKLYKMAYLYVKNENDALDIVQETITKAFVNMSTVKEEKYFNTWLTKILINTALDVLRKKSKIILLKEEMVEKQSPDMRIEEKMDLLQAIEQLEEKYKTVIILRYYRDLPVQQIADYLNCPEGTVKSNLHRAIQKLKQFYQGGQVNEQGY
- a CDS encoding tyrosine-type recombinase/integrase translates to MESRTENAPAIFVTVRHPHKMNVAQMRYIIKKITYRPGKEIHPHLLRNSYATHLLNIGTPIEVVQSLLGHEKSAPL
- the hpaB gene encoding 4-hydroxyphenylacetate 3-monooxygenase, oxygenase component, translating into MGAINGKDYIYRLNQLNNEIWYDGEKIEGLLSEHPAFKGLIQSKAALYDLQHDPKIKDEMTFISPVSGERIGLSFLQPKTKEDLIRRRKMIEHWARYSGGVMGRSPDYLNTVLMSFASSVSFLKNKDKCFPNNLQAFYELARENDLSFTHTFVSPQVNRSEIYFEDTDEPPIAAKVIDTNEEGIIIKGARLLATQGGLTDELLVFSVGKFLFNEDEAFAFSIPSNTKGIKFICRDSFIGGQSSFNYPLSSRFEEMDSIVVFDNVLVPWNRVFYYNNAEVAEEFPIQSSFNPFTKHQVLNRQIVKIEFVLGIAELLIETININGYQHIQEKMSEIIIGLETMKALLEKSENNAKLDEWGYMRPDIFPLQVAGNIFPKIYPRFTEIIQLIGASGMITLPTEKAFHSIIRNDLDIYLQGANKTAEERVKIFRLAWDLTMSSFGTRQTQYERYFFGDPIRLSSDLYKKYPKNEYVEVINNFLNLK
- a CDS encoding GNAT family N-acetyltransferase, which translates into the protein MIIREMNISDIERVRAIAVATWRDTYSRFIPYEIQDKVLQDAYSNVEMNNRFKSSLNLVAENNEEIMGYAFFSGNLSEKDVFLESLYVHPNHQGKRIGKQLLLSGIAKYKEPTSLSLTVYKGNSNISFYENEGFQVIKENKGEFFGHPVVFTLMKKNLDN